From a region of the Nitrospirota bacterium genome:
- a CDS encoding SCO family protein, with product MVKFVLVLFLLALPLRDQCGAAARGAADEALRQEAKGAKGKYLRTIEDYRVPNVTLLNQDGKKIKLRSFLDQGKPVIIDFIFTTCTTICPVLSAGFSHLQDRLGDGAKSVQLVSISIDPAYDRPEQMKAYLARYNAGAGWDFLTGSREDIALVLKAFDAAVADKMSHLPLYILRGPESDEWVRIKGLISGAELMRELGKVQKK from the coding sequence ATGGTGAAGTTTGTGCTCGTACTGTTTTTGCTTGCGCTCCCGTTAAGGGACCAGTGCGGTGCAGCCGCCAGGGGCGCTGCCGATGAAGCACTCCGGCAAGAGGCCAAAGGAGCCAAAGGGAAATATCTCCGCACGATAGAGGATTACCGGGTCCCGAATGTGACGCTCCTGAACCAGGACGGAAAAAAGATAAAGCTCCGCTCCTTTCTCGATCAGGGCAAGCCGGTGATCATCGATTTCATCTTCACGACCTGCACGACCATATGCCCCGTCCTCTCGGCGGGGTTCTCCCATCTCCAGGACCGGCTCGGCGACGGGGCGAAGTCGGTGCAGCTCGTCTCGATATCAATCGACCCTGCGTACGACAGGCCCGAACAGATGAAGGCGTACCTCGCACGCTACAATGCGGGAGCGGGATGGGACTTCCTCACCGGGAGCAGGGAGGACATCGCCCTCGTGCTCAAGGCCTTCGATGCAGCGGTCGCCGACAAGATGTCGCACCTCCCCCTCTATATTCTTCGCGGCCCGGAGTCGGACGAATGGGTCCGCATCAAGGGTTTGATCAGCGGCGCCGAGCTCATGCGCGAGCTCGGGAAGGTGCAGAAGAAATGA
- a CDS encoding ABC transporter substrate-binding protein, which produces MRNQPFSRAVPPLVLFLFVMFFLSAPAIADKDATIAGHSPEEALRLGEAMYAKGLLPSGKPMSAVLQGDLVVKGTMVTCANCHMRSGLGSVEGGVLTLPTNGALLYAPLRSSRDLPGIGMGRGELKYPRPAYTDASLAKAIRSGVDAAGRIMEETMPRYLLDDREMEILVFYLKNLSSKPSPGASGDSIRLATIVTEGVSDNERRAMVDPLAAYIRQEWNANLTVLSMTTREKTYRPVSLDIWELKGPPETWREQLEAFYKREPVFALIGGIAASPWHPVHGFCEENRIPCILPITDLPVVSQGDWYTLYFSKGYHQEGEAAANYLAHVLDLPQDKEVVQVFRNKDEGKALAEGFAGAWKRQGRTGPRDRMLSPGERADRPFWKELAAQHRNAVFLLWLGPGDLSGVEALADTADRPSIVFASSTMLGNDYAALPDAVRDFALLTYPNRLPEESAGALFSVEQWLGAKKIPVTGIATSSKVFLLTRALSRVMIAMKGHFYRDYFLDLFDMLEDQTTAVAAYPVLSFGPGQRYAAKGCYVVKLTRGEQPKIIKQSDWIIY; this is translated from the coding sequence ATGAGAAATCAGCCATTCTCCCGGGCAGTGCCGCCGCTCGTTCTCTTCCTCTTCGTCATGTTTTTCTTGTCCGCCCCTGCGATAGCGGATAAGGATGCAACGATAGCCGGGCATTCGCCGGAGGAAGCGCTCCGCCTCGGCGAGGCGATGTACGCGAAGGGGCTGCTCCCTTCCGGCAAGCCGATGAGCGCCGTTCTCCAGGGCGATCTCGTGGTGAAAGGCACGATGGTCACCTGCGCCAACTGCCATATGCGGAGCGGCCTCGGCTCGGTCGAGGGGGGAGTCCTCACGCTCCCGACCAACGGAGCGCTGCTCTACGCTCCTCTCAGGAGCAGCCGCGACCTCCCGGGAATCGGCATGGGGCGGGGAGAGCTGAAGTATCCCAGGCCTGCGTATACCGATGCGTCTCTTGCAAAGGCTATCCGCTCAGGGGTGGATGCAGCCGGACGGATAATGGAGGAGACGATGCCGCGCTATCTCCTCGACGACCGGGAGATGGAGATCCTGGTCTTCTATCTGAAGAACCTCTCGTCGAAGCCCTCGCCCGGCGCATCGGGCGACTCGATACGGCTCGCGACGATCGTAACCGAGGGCGTAAGCGATAACGAGCGGAGGGCAATGGTCGATCCCCTTGCGGCATATATACGGCAGGAGTGGAATGCGAACCTGACGGTGCTCTCGATGACCACGAGAGAGAAGACCTACCGCCCCGTCTCGCTCGATATATGGGAGTTGAAAGGTCCTCCCGAGACATGGAGGGAACAGCTCGAGGCCTTCTACAAGAGGGAGCCGGTCTTTGCTCTCATAGGAGGGATAGCAGCTTCCCCCTGGCACCCTGTCCACGGCTTTTGCGAGGAGAACAGGATACCGTGCATTCTCCCCATAACCGATCTGCCGGTGGTCTCGCAGGGCGACTGGTACACGCTCTACTTCTCGAAGGGATACCACCAGGAGGGCGAGGCTGCTGCGAACTACCTCGCCCACGTCCTCGATCTGCCGCAGGACAAGGAGGTCGTCCAGGTGTTCAGGAATAAGGACGAGGGAAAGGCCCTGGCAGAGGGATTTGCCGGCGCATGGAAGAGGCAGGGCAGGACCGGTCCCAGAGATCGTATGCTTTCCCCGGGGGAAAGAGCGGACAGGCCCTTCTGGAAAGAGCTTGCGGCGCAGCACCGGAACGCGGTCTTCCTCCTCTGGCTCGGCCCCGGAGACCTGAGCGGCGTCGAAGCGCTGGCCGACACCGCAGACCGTCCCTCGATCGTCTTCGCCTCATCGACGATGCTCGGCAACGACTACGCGGCGCTCCCCGACGCTGTCCGGGATTTCGCTCTCTTGACCTATCCCAACCGCCTCCCCGAAGAGAGCGCCGGCGCTCTGTTCTCCGTGGAGCAGTGGCTGGGGGCGAAAAAGATACCGGTGACCGGCATCGCGACCTCGTCGAAGGTCTTTCTCCTTACGCGCGCCCTGTCGAGGGTGATGATCGCCATGAAGGGACACTTCTACCGCGACTATTTCCTCGATCTCTTCGATATGCTCGAGGACCAGACCACGGCGGTCGCTGCCTATCCCGTGCTCAGCTTCGGCCCCGGGCAGCGCTACGCAGCGAAAGGCTGCTATGTCGTCAAGCTCACCAGGGGAGAGCAGCCGAAGATCATAAAGCAGAGCGACTGGATCATATACTAA
- a CDS encoding multicopper oxidase domain-containing protein, producing MSFTNPAHRIARRSIAGGEGEWVKHFDPPKASPPTPERLNPTNPVPAFIAATVPGATQQIPNTVSLGLMHGLDIDMWDGRRVAFFLFSDDDVPATKGGTFPAATIRVPRGAIFHGHTESGGSPPHTVHWHGIEPTPMNDGVGHCSFEIGRYTYQFQPNYIGTYFYHCHRNTMQHFEFGLYGMLVIEPPDAFANPATSGGYPRRTAANLARFPQFPGFNNQPLTSGDPHAMTVPYDVEAAWVVDDRSSQWSDFMDNPKDTFPAHGNNPGVDDMFLKGDFHDYNPDYFFVTGLPFPAPLGGTGTCAPSFVVPPDLNSGVSGMQVPVNARVGQTVLVRFINAAYCPVTVSFPTDVVIIAFDGRALGVPPYGLYNNAFVLRAGHSYFLSTARRFDVLMRPTAPVSGHGIVQFRNHRNPKEVLFTGRIPVTIS from the coding sequence ATGTCATTCACGAATCCGGCTCATAGAATAGCGAGGAGATCGATAGCAGGCGGCGAAGGCGAATGGGTAAAGCACTTCGATCCCCCCAAGGCCAGCCCGCCGACCCCGGAGCGCCTCAACCCGACGAACCCGGTGCCTGCGTTCATAGCGGCTACCGTCCCGGGGGCTACGCAGCAGATACCCAACACCGTTTCGCTGGGCCTCATGCATGGATTGGACATCGATATGTGGGACGGCAGGAGGGTGGCGTTCTTCCTGTTCTCGGACGACGATGTCCCCGCCACCAAGGGAGGCACCTTTCCTGCGGCGACGATCCGCGTGCCGCGCGGCGCCATTTTCCACGGGCATACCGAATCCGGAGGATCGCCGCCGCATACGGTCCACTGGCACGGCATCGAGCCGACGCCCATGAACGACGGGGTGGGGCACTGCTCGTTCGAGATCGGCAGATACACCTACCAGTTCCAGCCCAATTACATCGGGACGTACTTCTACCACTGCCACCGGAACACGATGCAGCACTTCGAGTTCGGCCTCTACGGGATGCTCGTGATCGAGCCTCCCGACGCCTTTGCGAATCCCGCGACCTCCGGCGGCTACCCCCGCCGCACTGCAGCGAACCTCGCCAGATTCCCGCAGTTCCCGGGATTCAACAATCAACCGCTGACCAGCGGAGACCCCCACGCCATGACCGTTCCCTACGACGTGGAGGCCGCCTGGGTCGTTGACGACCGCTCTTCGCAATGGAGCGACTTCATGGATAACCCCAAAGACACCTTCCCGGCCCACGGCAATAACCCGGGTGTGGACGATATGTTTCTCAAGGGCGACTTCCATGATTACAACCCCGACTACTTCTTCGTCACCGGGCTCCCCTTTCCCGCACCGCTGGGAGGAACAGGCACCTGCGCTCCAAGCTTCGTCGTCCCGCCGGACCTGAACAGCGGGGTCAGCGGCATGCAGGTGCCGGTCAATGCACGGGTGGGGCAGACGGTCCTCGTCCGGTTCATCAACGCCGCCTACTGTCCTGTCACGGTGAGCTTCCCGACGGATGTGGTGATCATCGCCTTCGACGGCAGGGCGCTCGGCGTGCCGCCGTACGGGCTTTACAACAACGCCTTTGTGCTGAGGGCAGGGCATTCCTATTTTCTCTCGACCGCGCGGCGTTTCGATGTGCTGATGAGGCCGACAGCGCCGGTGAGCGGACACGGGATCGTTCAATTCAGGAACCACCGGAACCCCAAAGAGGTGCTCTTCACCGGAAGGATCCCGGTCACCATCAGCTAG
- a CDS encoding multicopper oxidase domain-containing protein, whose product MNGQAGEEKQTEKGEKVMEINRRQFLKGMATLVVGSQMPWILESDVFAAVQTQTLNFRITDAMKEMITHNSINDARCYFWIYKSDAPDLPADCPGPNIFCTQGDTISITLTNELDEPHAFFIPGVFSSGPIAPAETKTFSFTASRAGSFLYYDNLNAPVNRVMGLHGAFIVMPRLAAPGHKFTPYDRPTPAVQRLFDDLGTAGHFPGLSWEAGDMANHTPPFRQYVWVLHQASPVLFAEVGSLPPGQIYPAAQFVNAMLNDPYANAFETGVMNRKAQYYTLNGQSGFFGHHNGYICPKLRVGEPCIVRVLNAGLYLHSMHMHANHMYVISLNRRVQDNVLWVDTIQAVPLGGFDWLVPFHRPPDIPNTRGIGLPDPPLTTVNGGKTWPPEEELGTYFPPVGTLADPLNPNSVDISVQQSPLCYPMHDHCEPSQVAQGGNYNFGLMSGMDFIGDRTMEGGIVTFPNSSAEHGPDATGPAAGPDHAGH is encoded by the coding sequence ATGAACGGTCAGGCCGGGGAAGAGAAGCAGACGGAGAAAGGAGAGAAGGTCATGGAGATAAACAGACGACAATTTTTGAAGGGCATGGCGACTCTTGTGGTCGGAAGCCAGATGCCCTGGATCCTCGAAAGCGATGTCTTTGCCGCGGTCCAGACGCAGACGCTCAACTTCCGCATCACCGATGCGATGAAGGAGATGATAACGCACAACAGCATCAACGATGCGCGGTGCTACTTCTGGATATACAAGAGCGATGCCCCCGACCTGCCGGCAGACTGTCCGGGCCCCAACATCTTCTGCACCCAGGGAGACACGATCAGCATCACCCTGACGAACGAACTCGACGAGCCGCATGCCTTTTTCATTCCCGGCGTATTCTCGAGCGGCCCCATCGCACCGGCTGAAACGAAGACCTTTTCTTTCACCGCTTCCAGGGCAGGCTCGTTTCTTTATTACGACAACCTCAACGCGCCGGTAAACCGCGTGATGGGGCTCCACGGCGCGTTCATCGTCATGCCGAGGCTCGCTGCTCCGGGCCATAAATTTACGCCCTACGACAGGCCGACCCCTGCGGTACAGAGGCTCTTCGACGACCTGGGGACCGCTGGCCACTTCCCCGGCCTCTCGTGGGAAGCGGGCGACATGGCGAACCATACGCCGCCGTTCAGGCAGTACGTCTGGGTGCTCCACCAGGCGAGCCCCGTGCTTTTCGCGGAGGTGGGCAGCCTCCCGCCGGGACAGATTTATCCTGCGGCCCAGTTCGTGAATGCCATGCTGAACGACCCTTACGCCAATGCCTTCGAAACCGGCGTTATGAACAGGAAGGCGCAGTACTACACGCTCAACGGGCAGTCGGGCTTCTTCGGACACCACAACGGCTATATATGCCCGAAGCTCCGCGTCGGCGAGCCCTGCATCGTACGCGTCCTCAATGCGGGGCTCTACCTGCATTCAATGCATATGCACGCGAACCACATGTACGTCATCTCCCTGAACCGCAGGGTGCAGGACAATGTCCTCTGGGTAGACACGATTCAGGCGGTGCCGCTCGGCGGGTTCGATTGGCTGGTGCCGTTCCACCGGCCGCCCGATATCCCCAATACCCGCGGCATCGGGCTTCCCGACCCGCCGCTGACCACCGTGAACGGCGGCAAGACATGGCCCCCCGAGGAGGAGCTGGGGACGTACTTCCCCCCTGTGGGGACCCTCGCGGACCCGCTGAATCCGAACTCGGTGGATATCTCGGTGCAGCAGTCGCCGCTCTGCTACCCGATGCACGACCATTGCGAGCCCTCCCAGGTGGCCCAGGGCGGCAACTACAACTTCGGACTGATGTCGGGAATGGACTTTATCGGCGACCGGACCATGGAGGGCGGCATCGTAACCTTCCCGAATTCATCCGCGGAGCATGGACCGGACGCCACCGGGCCGGCGGCAGGGCCCGACCACGCGGGACACTGA
- a CDS encoding sigma 54-interacting transcriptional regulator, whose translation MTHSVDLQTLADTHDEPFIVLDREYRIRSANKAFEEVFKLKLGEVIGKHCYEVSHFGTLPCRLSEEHCPHLAVFSLDKASTCEHTHFDTDGCLHRVKIKFFPLHAHEDEVFVGLSIRSFANRIEAIKRQGQQLAGSSPVFLHCLERLHTAAQSDMPALIAGETGTGKQLAADFIHRSSGRRERPFVTVDCMLLSEDLFERELFGCEREGAERPGLIELADGGTLFLDEVSELPRSLQGKLLRVIETGEFKRLGSSKVQKADIRVICATNRNLGGLMRRGDFRKDLYYRIAGMTITMPPLRDRRDDIPAIAGELLAQLSMKSKTAYRITAEALRSLAEHDYPGNVRELRNVLYDAAMTAADGVIGTVTIHKSVDHGHGPEDHEAPPAGREKSGTASGQPVSINDAEARHIAATLKKVKGSRREAARVLGVSERTLYRKIERYGIE comes from the coding sequence ATGACGCATTCAGTAGACCTGCAGACCCTGGCCGATACGCACGACGAACCCTTTATCGTCCTCGACAGGGAGTACCGCATACGCTCGGCCAACAAGGCCTTCGAGGAGGTCTTCAAGCTCAAGCTCGGCGAGGTGATAGGAAAGCATTGCTATGAAGTGAGCCATTTCGGCACGCTGCCGTGCCGTCTCAGCGAAGAGCATTGTCCCCATCTCGCGGTGTTCAGCCTCGACAAGGCATCGACCTGCGAGCATACGCACTTCGACACCGACGGCTGTCTCCACCGCGTAAAGATAAAGTTCTTTCCCCTCCATGCCCATGAGGACGAGGTGTTCGTCGGCCTCTCGATCCGGAGCTTTGCCAATCGTATCGAGGCGATCAAGAGGCAGGGACAGCAGCTGGCAGGCAGCTCCCCCGTATTCCTGCACTGCCTGGAACGGCTCCATACCGCAGCGCAATCCGATATGCCGGCGCTCATAGCAGGAGAGACCGGGACCGGGAAGCAGCTGGCGGCCGATTTCATACACCGGAGCTCAGGCCGCAGAGAGAGGCCCTTCGTGACCGTGGACTGCATGCTCCTGAGCGAAGATCTCTTCGAGCGGGAGCTTTTCGGCTGCGAGCGGGAAGGCGCGGAACGGCCGGGGCTCATCGAGCTGGCCGACGGCGGGACGCTCTTCCTGGACGAGGTGAGCGAGCTGCCGCGCAGCCTGCAGGGCAAGCTGCTGAGAGTCATCGAGACCGGGGAGTTCAAGCGCCTCGGCAGTTCGAAGGTCCAGAAGGCCGATATCCGGGTCATCTGCGCTACGAACCGCAATCTCGGCGGCTTGATGAGAAGAGGGGACTTCCGCAAAGACCTCTACTACCGCATCGCCGGCATGACCATAACGATGCCGCCGCTGCGCGACCGCAGGGACGATATCCCGGCCATCGCCGGGGAGCTCCTGGCGCAGCTGAGCATGAAAAGCAAAACCGCCTACCGGATCACCGCCGAAGCGCTCCGGTCCCTCGCAGAGCACGATTATCCGGGGAATGTGCGGGAGCTGCGGAATGTCCTTTATGACGCAGCGATGACCGCTGCCGACGGCGTGATCGGGACGGTGACCATACACAAGTCCGTCGATCACGGGCACGGGCCCGAAGATCACGAAGCGCCTCCGGCCGGTCGAGAGAAGAGCGGGACCGCATCCGGCCAACCCGTCTCGATTAACGACGCCGAGGCCCGCCACATCGCGGCCACCCTGAAAAAAGTAAAGGGAAGCCGCCGGGAGGCCGCCAGGGTCCTGGGGGTCAGCGAACGGACCCTCTACCGTAAAATAGAGCGGTACGGCATCGAGTAG
- a CDS encoding PAS domain S-box protein — translation MGERDREEVFRRERDFFSSVLDSTDALVVALDREGRIVRLNRTLEQLTGYSSDEVKGRHFWELFLTPEEAEIARCSFKSLIEGKPACRQLTFWQTKDSGKRLISWTDAVLSDERGALSYVVKTGFPLGKGAASDEAWWAQGPSNHEDAGRGDARDDQAAGEGRQGCGRIGDYVAPVAEGLSDAVVITDTRGIIRYTNPAFERITGYGRDEALGRDLHILDSGRHDAAFYRELRETLRRSDTWNGSLIHRKKDGTLYEEAATIALMRNRDGGIDSYLSIRRDRTEQHRKESLDDALKATSTVSALFAGLMQEIGNPVNSVKMVLSMLRDNLARYDQAAMGEYLQRSLDELAKVEQFMKLLKKCSLFEHPEIQNVALLSFFEKLLVHMNIDFAAQGISLLPSFAPGAIFCAVDPRALQQVLLIVLSNAADACTGRVKPEVFLSVEPALGGMIMIRVADNGSGMDEAQQRTLFKPFFSTKPRALGLGLLTARRILARMNGTITITSRKGEGTVVDILIPQKASAN, via the coding sequence GACGCCCTCGTCGTCGCCCTCGATCGTGAGGGCCGCATCGTCCGGCTCAACCGGACCCTCGAGCAGTTGACCGGCTACTCTTCCGATGAAGTCAAAGGCAGGCATTTCTGGGAGCTCTTCCTCACTCCCGAGGAGGCGGAGATCGCCCGGTGCTCCTTCAAAAGTCTCATCGAAGGGAAGCCGGCCTGCAGGCAGCTCACCTTCTGGCAGACGAAGGACAGCGGCAAACGGCTGATCTCATGGACCGATGCCGTCCTCTCCGATGAGCGGGGGGCGCTCAGTTACGTGGTCAAGACCGGCTTTCCCCTCGGCAAGGGCGCCGCGAGCGACGAGGCGTGGTGGGCGCAGGGGCCGAGCAATCATGAGGATGCGGGCCGCGGTGACGCCCGCGATGATCAGGCCGCCGGTGAGGGACGGCAGGGGTGCGGCCGGATAGGAGACTATGTCGCGCCGGTCGCCGAAGGCCTGTCCGATGCCGTGGTCATCACCGACACGAGGGGCATCATACGCTACACCAACCCTGCATTCGAACGCATTACCGGATACGGGAGAGACGAGGCGCTCGGCCGCGATCTCCATATCCTCGACAGCGGCAGGCATGATGCCGCCTTTTATCGTGAGCTCAGGGAGACGCTCCGGCGCAGCGACACCTGGAACGGGTCGCTTATACACCGGAAGAAGGACGGAACGCTCTACGAAGAAGCGGCCACCATAGCGTTGATGCGGAACCGGGACGGCGGCATCGACAGTTATCTCTCGATCCGGCGTGACCGTACGGAGCAGCACCGGAAGGAGTCGCTCGACGACGCACTGAAGGCGACGAGCACGGTGAGCGCCCTGTTTGCGGGACTTATGCAGGAGATAGGCAACCCGGTCAATTCCGTCAAGATGGTCTTGAGCATGCTCAGGGACAATCTCGCGCGCTATGACCAGGCGGCCATGGGAGAGTACCTCCAGCGCTCTCTCGACGAGCTCGCCAAGGTCGAGCAGTTCATGAAGCTGCTCAAGAAGTGCTCTCTCTTCGAGCACCCCGAAATCCAGAACGTCGCGCTCCTCTCCTTCTTCGAGAAGCTCCTCGTCCATATGAACATCGACTTCGCTGCGCAGGGCATCTCTCTCCTGCCTTCCTTCGCCCCCGGGGCGATCTTCTGCGCCGTCGACCCCCGCGCACTGCAGCAGGTCCTCCTCATCGTCCTGTCCAATGCCGCCGATGCCTGCACGGGGAGAGTAAAGCCCGAGGTCTTCCTGAGCGTCGAGCCCGCCCTGGGAGGCATGATCATGATACGGGTAGCCGATAACGGAAGCGGTATGGACGAAGCGCAGCAGCGCACTCTCTTCAAGCCCTTCTTTTCGACCAAGCCCCGCGCTCTGGGCCTCGGGCTGCTCACTGCACGGCGGATCCTCGCCAGGATGAACGGAACGATCACGATTACGAGCAGAAAAGGCGAGGGTACCGTAGTGGACATTCTCATCCCTCAGAAAGCAAGCGCGAATTAG